The Anaerolineae bacterium genome includes a region encoding these proteins:
- a CDS encoding S9 family peptidase has protein sequence MPSRSTTGRIPLEELASLPSFYLPTVAHDRRQIAFYSDQSGTLELYIMAPQAGAEPRQVSHGELPRAIHAGYVWARDGHTIYFARDNDGDEQHNLWRIDLATGRAEQLSNTPAAQEYPEAASPDGRTIYIRSNKDDQMNIYAFDVETRVHTRLTFYRFPVWNLILSDDGRRIAYTANDTDDLQNTDVYVMNADGSDPRCVLRTRIGTKDNVADWSTDGRFLAVGSDASGWTRTGVLELATGALRWLSLDGQNTIPGKFSPDGSKLLAYRNADSAVDVVVYDVRSGEAIPVTLPPGLAYDADWLDDERFMVNIQTDRTRPELWAYRLSDGQSVVLLPAQYGSIDPALFVGHEYIWYPSTDGTPIPAIVYRPRDRQPGERSPAIVHIHGGPTGQFFRGFDVFAQFLADRGYVVIEPNPRGSTGYGVDFRDACLKDWAGKDLEDIEGAVHYLRSQPDVDPERIGVFGGSYGGYMTYMAMTKKPDLWKAGVAWVGITDLLLLYENSMEHFKYYLRQQMGDPVADAELWRDRSAIHFADRLRGKLLIVHGVNDPRCPLNQATTFRDRLLELGRVEGEDFEYVELSEEGHGSTDISQKIRAYTLLADFMARRL, from the coding sequence ATGCCATCCCGATCCACCACTGGCCGCATCCCGCTGGAGGAGCTGGCCAGCCTGCCATCGTTTTACCTGCCGACAGTCGCCCATGACCGCCGCCAGATCGCGTTTTACAGTGATCAATCGGGGACGCTGGAGCTATACATCATGGCGCCGCAGGCAGGCGCTGAGCCACGCCAGGTCAGTCACGGCGAGCTGCCGCGGGCGATCCACGCCGGGTATGTGTGGGCCAGAGATGGCCACACGATTTACTTCGCCAGGGATAACGACGGCGACGAGCAGCATAACCTGTGGCGTATTGACCTGGCCACTGGCCGCGCCGAGCAACTCAGCAATACGCCCGCTGCTCAGGAATATCCGGAAGCCGCCAGTCCGGATGGACGCACGATCTACATCCGCAGTAACAAAGATGACCAGATGAACATCTACGCCTTTGATGTGGAGACGCGCGTCCATACCCGCCTGACCTTTTACCGTTTCCCCGTCTGGAATCTGATCCTGAGCGACGACGGACGGCGGATCGCGTATACCGCCAACGACACTGACGACCTGCAGAATACTGATGTCTACGTGATGAACGCCGATGGGAGCGATCCACGCTGCGTCCTGCGCACCCGTATCGGGACCAAAGACAATGTCGCTGACTGGAGCACGGACGGGCGCTTCCTGGCCGTCGGCTCCGATGCCAGTGGCTGGACGCGAACCGGCGTGCTGGAGCTGGCGACCGGGGCGCTGCGCTGGCTCAGCCTGGATGGCCAGAACACCATCCCCGGCAAATTCTCGCCGGATGGTTCGAAACTCCTTGCCTACCGTAATGCCGATTCGGCGGTAGACGTGGTCGTCTATGACGTTCGCAGCGGTGAGGCGATCCCGGTGACTTTGCCGCCCGGCCTGGCCTACGACGCCGACTGGCTGGACGATGAGCGCTTTATGGTCAACATCCAGACCGATCGCACCCGTCCGGAGCTATGGGCTTACCGCTTAAGTGATGGTCAGAGCGTCGTCCTGCTCCCGGCGCAGTACGGCTCGATCGACCCGGCGCTGTTCGTCGGGCACGAGTACATCTGGTATCCCTCCACCGATGGCACGCCGATCCCGGCCATTGTCTACCGCCCGCGCGACCGGCAGCCCGGCGAGCGCAGCCCGGCCATCGTTCACATCCATGGTGGCCCAACCGGGCAGTTCTTCCGCGGTTTTGACGTCTTTGCTCAGTTCCTGGCTGACCGGGGCTATGTGGTCATTGAGCCAAACCCGCGTGGCAGCACCGGTTACGGCGTCGATTTCCGCGACGCCTGCCTCAAGGATTGGGCTGGCAAGGACCTGGAGGATATTGAGGGGGCGGTCCACTACCTGCGCAGCCAGCCGGATGTCGATCCGGAGCGCATCGGCGTCTTTGGCGGCAGCTATGGCGGCTATATGACCTACATGGCCATGACCAAGAAGCCCGACCTGTGGAAGGCGGGCGTGGCCTGGGTGGGCATCACCGATCTGCTACTGCTCTATGAAAACAGCATGGAGCACTTCAAGTACTACCTGCGCCAGCAAATGGGTGATCCGGTGGCGGACGCTGAGTTGTGGCGCGACCGCAGCGCGATTCATTTCGCCGACCGGCTGCGCGGCAAACTGTTGATCGTGCACGGCGTCAACGATCCACGCTGCCCGCTGAACCAGGCGACGACTTTCCGCGACCGGCTGCTGGAACTGGGCCGCGTAGAGGGCGAAGATTTCGAATATGTGGAGTTGAGCGAGGAAGGGCACGGCTCAACCGACATCAGCCAGAAGATTCGGGCCTATACGCTTCTGGCAGATTTCATGGCACGGCGGCTGTAA
- a CDS encoding flavodoxin, with product MSTKILVTYASRAGATTGVAEAIGQALVECGAEVDVRPMQEVTDLAPYRAVVAGSAIRGGKWLPEAMQFMRRHQAALASKPFAAFLVCITLAMPNKSYHQGVATWLAPVRALVRPVSEGLFAGALDFSHVPFTFDTLFMRLAGTIGIFPRGDHRDWDAIHAWAVSLKPLLGV from the coding sequence ATGTCCACCAAGATTCTGGTGACCTATGCCAGCCGGGCTGGCGCTACCACCGGCGTAGCTGAAGCCATCGGCCAGGCACTGGTCGAGTGCGGAGCAGAAGTTGATGTACGCCCGATGCAGGAGGTCACCGATCTTGCGCCCTACCGGGCGGTAGTAGCTGGCAGCGCCATCCGGGGCGGGAAGTGGCTGCCAGAAGCCATGCAGTTTATGCGGAGGCATCAGGCCGCGCTCGCCAGCAAGCCCTTTGCTGCGTTTCTGGTGTGCATCACCCTGGCCATGCCGAATAAGAGCTACCACCAGGGAGTGGCCACGTGGCTGGCGCCGGTGCGCGCCCTGGTCAGGCCGGTGAGTGAAGGTCTCTTTGCCGGGGCACTGGACTTCAGCCATGTGCCATTCACTTTCGATACGCTGTTCATGCGTCTGGCGGGGACCATCGGCATCTTCCCCAGGGGCGATCACCGCGACTGGGACGCCATTCACGCCTGGGCCGTCAGCCTGAAGCCGTTGCTAGGGGTGTAA